One genomic segment of Ipomoea triloba cultivar NCNSP0323 chromosome 9, ASM357664v1 includes these proteins:
- the LOC116030628 gene encoding uncharacterized protein LOC116030628, giving the protein MVGGENENAKTICSICFEDLKPIVEDLQSISICGHVFHELCLQQWFEYCKNGKKTCPVCKQACKEKNVGRLYFQSVGETTEASFTQKLRDCEQNPEELRREVKRLQGRVFGLDSALEKHQKDLKDITEELLACKEQVKIEVTLKNEALKQSGMAQNLLYVKSKDLERSNSECTRLQERNLSLAKELAALKLVCDLNLEEEDVLKFASLGNEANSKETIDVLKRSLVIRNKSYKELMVKCNSLGRGEARCLSKLEKAKAKINKLKARVQELETAVEAKENEALRTLRTSKRTFEVDAADAFGAEPKFKRCSYEDQNKRHLESRVDLDQGNNIHTDLLCSRKKEKLKVKDSTRRVPSEDTVACSLQENREFSFLKDKDIHETSTCGNEGLYEHLMPTTSNKTTLLDCHLSTVNASMRTISGIQVPQVENKEEMPSSRNSIKNSKYILPETNDANDDDLVLLGDTTLAQPSFRKRKETPSILAGPDISLAAEKEETPSSRSSNKNNNYILPKTNGANDDDLVLLGDTNLAQPAFHIRKETSSSILAEPGDRCFSGGLLGPDGTNWHLGKWCKKVQNKGSTPAFQGSTTVAGDLIAVGADGRGGRVKVLRSSNHKTLDNNNASASAKRIKYGVKASSMQSQGCLQIEHFFSKAGQ; this is encoded by the exons ATGGTCGGAGGCGAGAATGAGAACGCGAAGACCATTTGCTCAATTTGCTTCGAAGATCTTAAACCTATTGTCGAAGATCTCCAATCGATTTCTATCTGTGGTCACGTCTTTCACGAGCTCTG TCTTCAGCAATGGTTCGAATATTGCAAGAATGGAAAGAAGACTTGTCCTGTATGCAAACAGGCCTGTAAGGAGAAGAATGTGGGTCGGCTTTATTTTCAGTCAGTTGGTGAAACCACTGAAGCAAGCTTCACCCAGAAACTGCGTGACTGCGAGCAGAATCCAGAAGAGTTGCGGAGAGAGGTCAAGAGATTGCAGGGGAGAGTTTTCGGACTGGATTCTGCTCTGGAGAAACACCAGAAAGATCTCAAAGATATTACTGAAGAG CTGTTAGCATGCAAGGAACAGGTCAAGATTGAAGTGACTCTGAAAAATGAGGCTCTGAAACAGAGTGGTATGGCTCAGAACTTGCTTTATGTGAAATCTAAG GACCTGGAAAGGTCAAATTCAGAATGCACAAGGCTGCAGGAAAGGAACCTCTCACTGGCCAAGGAACTTGCAGCACTCAAGTt GGTCTGTGATTTGAacttggaggaagaagatgtcCTAAAGTTTGCTTCATTAGGTAATGAGGCCAACAGTAAAGAGACAATTGATGTCTTGAAAAGGTCATTGGTCATCCGTAACAA GAGTTACAAAGAATTGATGGTGAAGTGCAATTCTCTTGGAAGAGGAGAAGCGCGTTGTCTTAGTAAACTTGAGAAGGCCAAAGCCAAGATAAATAAACTGAAA GCAAGGGTTCAGGAACTCGAGACAGCTGTCgaagcaaaagaaaatgaagcgTTGAGAACTTTAAGGACTTCCAAGAGGACTTTTGAGGTAGATGCAGCTGATGCTTTTGGTGCAGAACCCAAATTTAAGAGGTGCTCATATGAGGATCAAAATAAGCGGCATCTTGAGTCAAGGGTTGATTTGGATCAAGGCAATAACATCCATACTGATTTACTTTGTTcaagaaagaaggaaaaattGAAAGTGAAGGATAGTACAAGAAGAGTTCCAAGTGAAGATACTGTTGCCTGCAGTCTGCAAGAGAATCGggaattttcttttcttaaagaTAAAGATATACATGAGACTTCTACTTGTGGAAATGAAGGCCTGTACGAACACTTGATGCCCACAACTAGTAACAAAACAACTCTCCTTGATTGCCATTTGTCAACAGTAAATGCTTCCATGAGGACAATAAGTGGGATTCAAGTGCCACAAGTAGAAAACAAGGAAGAAATGCCAAGCTCAAGGAATTCCATTAAGAACAGTAAATACATATTACCTGAAACAAATGATGCCAATGATGATGATTTGGTGCTTTTAGGTGACACAACTCTAGCTCAACCCTCTTTTCGCAAACGAAAAGAGACTCCGTCCATCCTTGCCGGACCAGATATTTCACTAGCTGCAGAAAAGGAAGAAACTCCAAGCTCAAGGAGTTCTAATAAGAACAATAATTACATATTACCTAAAACAAATGGTGCCAATGATGATGATTTGGTGCTTTTAGGTGACACAAATCTAGCTCAACCTGCATTTCATATAAGAAAAGAGACTTCTTCGTCAATCCTTGCTGAACCAG GGGACCGTTGCTTCTCTGGTGGGTTGCTAGGTCCTGATGGAACCAATTGGCACTTAGGGAAATGGTGCAAGAAGGTACAGAACAAGGGATCAACACCAGCGTTCCAAGGATCCACTACTGTTGCTGGTGATTTGATTGCTGTTGGAGCAGATGGTAGAGGTGGTAGGGTCAAAGTTCTACGATCCTCGAACCACAAGACCTTG GATAATAACAATGCATCAGCTTCAGCTAAGAGAATCAAGTATGGAGTGAAAGCAAGTAGTATGCAGTCTCAAGGGTGCTTGCAGATAGAACACTTCTTTAGTAAGGCTGGCCAATAA